Below is a genomic region from Miscanthus floridulus cultivar M001 chromosome 1, ASM1932011v1, whole genome shotgun sequence.
AGTCTTTGAGAACACAATGGATGTGAGCAGGAATTAACATATGCATGTTAAACGAGAGGCACTAATTAATAAGGGCGGCCTCAACAGTGCTGGAGATTTGGCTAGCTGATGTGGCAACGAAACAACAAATAAAGGAAACATTCGGTGGAGGTGAAAGAATCAAAATCCACATACAAGAATCAAAATCCACTACTGCTTCACTCATCGCTAGTTGCATTTTTCTCTACTCTCTCACATCCAGATCAGCTAAAAAAATGAGCCCAGCTAGCGACGTAGCTAGCCCCTTGTGGACGCCCTAACAACATATAACAAACTAAACTGGGACGAGGGTGCACAGAAAAATTCGGGGCAAGCGGCGATGGTGAGACCAGAACTCTAGATTATTGTTTGGCGGCCGTCTGGGTCCAAATCAGATTGGTGCGGAACAAAACAGTTGTTTTGTTTATGCCTCTTTATAGATTTGCAAACTAGCAATCTACCGTATATATGCAAATTGTACTTAAGCAGTTAAGCTTGTATGATGGACAAAGAGCTTCCTTAAAAGTATGCATAGGATATATATAACGCTATTCATGTACACATAGCATCATTACGAATGGAACAATCTAAAAGAAGGAATGTCTCCTTCACCTTCACAAAGACGTACATGGGAAGGGAAGGGTGTAGGGTGGCGACCTTTTTCACGTAGACGTCATCGTCGTTGAGGCAATCCACGATGTGCGCTGCGGTAGTGACACCGATGGCCTTGGGGACTGAGTCGGCGAGGAGCTCGGGATCGCTAGTGCTGCTACCGGGCGCCTTCTTCTTCTCCTGCAGGGCTTTGGCCTCCGACGCCTCGTCATCCGTGCACGCGTCGCCCAGGATTtgcgctttcttcttcctcccggCCTTGGGGTTGTCACCGAAGGACGCGCAGCGGCGGCGCTTGAGGGAAGCCGTGAACGTGGCCAGCGGGTGGCAAAACCACGAGAGCAGATTGCAGCTGGTGGCTGGGGTTTTGTCCGGTGTCAGAGCTGGGATTGTTGAGAGGGGCGTCGATGGCGGGTTTGGCTCCGAGTTGGAGGCCACGGGGTGGGGTGGTCCCGACGGCAGGATGTGGCTCTCCTGCTCCGGCTGGATGCCAGCCATCGTCCCTGGTCGGCGCAGCGGACAGGGCTCCGGGCGCGTAGCCTCTAGCTCTAGGGTTTTTATCCCTTTTCTTTTCTGATGAGATTGCTTTGGAACTCAAAAGAGTCAAAGAGTAGGTTGGGGGACTCGAGGGGAGGGATTGGGAGATGGATTTGTATACTTTTTATATACACAAAAACTCCTTATGAAAGTAGTAGATCGTATATGGGATGGCACGGGACTGGAGATCGACCCACTGCTGTTGGGTCGGCCGTCGGCGCCGGCCTGGCCTAATGCCAAACCAGCCTGACCCTCATCCTTGTCGCGCATTAGTAGGGAACTAGGGATAGCGGTGCAtgcgtcttcttcctcctcctctctctctccttctgtaccatcttcctcctcccgcttGCTGCCTCAACCGCCGCCCAGACCATTGGCGACCTCACTGCCCACCTTCACTGCCCACCTACAGCCCCGCTGGACGAACCCGCCCTTCCCTAATCCCAATCTAGGAGTTCACCGGCAACTCCTCGCCCCCGCCATTTGCATTGGCTATCCGGTTATCTCCCTCCGCCCGCTCGGCGGTGCCACCGCCGCCTCGCTCACTGCCCCTCAACCCGCCACCACCGTTGGTCACCCGTCGCCCCTGGGCCCCTCCTTCTAAGCCTGTCGGCCATGGATGGTCGCAAAAATTGAAACCCTAACcgtgccccccccccctccccgccCCTGCCCCACCTCCTTCCTCAGTTCCGGCCCTAGGGTCGTCGTGTGCGCCGCTTCAGTTAGCGGTGCACGCACGCCTAGTGATTGGGCAATTCAGACCGCGTTTAGGCCGTGGCTTTGGTAGGCGTGACATGAATGGCCTGTCCTACTACCACCAGGATGATTTGTAGAGGCCGGCAACTATGCACAGATGAACAATTTGTAGAGATGTCTATCTAGTTACTTCTAGAAATTTATACGTAGAGACACTAGAAGCACGAGGCaactctacaaatcaatttctaAGGATGATTCAAAATCTAACGGTCTCAAATCAcaaattattttttaatctaGGTAGGCCCCTACCAGACAGCCTCATGGTTGCACGTCACAAGTTGTAGATATATTTCTTTGTATTCACTTACTAGATTTTGAAATCaatatttgggaccctaaacggATTCAAAAATGTTTCAACTTAAAAATTATAGATATAGTTGAGTGCTACAACCTTGGTGTTGGTcttttctccatctgaggtcgtttcaaaattttgaattttaaagtgTCATAAATTCAACATAATTTTATTTggataaataatttcaaataaaaaagtggtcaactaaaAAGCTGTATATCTCTTTGAAATCTACAGCTTTGGTTTTAATCGTTTTACCATCCGAGGTTGgttgaaaagttttgaatgtcaaaatatgagaacttcaaacTGAATTTTAGGTCTatagattatttcaaatgaaaatgttaTTAACTGCAATGTTATATAtctttttgagatctataactttggttttggtcattttttcgtccaaggtcatttaaaaattttgaatttaaaaatatgACAACTTCAGATAAAATTTGTGGgatctaaatgatttcaaatgaaaaaaaaacgccactataaagttgtagatatcttAGAGATAAATAAAGTTTATCTTCGTCCGACTTCGTTTGAAAATATTGTATATTTTAGTGTGTTACACCTATTTTTATAGATAGCTCTAGAttcagccacctctacaaatcgatttcttGAATGGCTCTAGATCCGGTTGGTGCTAAAGATAGGGGCATTTTTAAAGAAAATATcagccacctctaaaaatagATTTGTAGAGGCGAGTCATTTCAGAAATAATTTTAAAGGCAGTTTTAGATAGAGACACATCTACTAAAAAAAATAGAGTCATTGCTAAAAGTCAATTCTGCAGTAGCGAGCTGATGTTGCACACGATTGGCTCATCAACTGTTAATCATCTGATTGGATTAATTGGATCATAGGGTTTATTTGGGACTTGGGAGAATTTTCCTATTTATGTGTTTTCCGGTGAAATTAAAATGATTCCTATAAAATTCCTTATTCCTGTggaattcctgcgttccaaacaaaTTCTAAGTTAGTTGTTTTTGGTACTGTCGAGGTAAGTATATTTAACCTAAGTTAGTTATTTTGTTTCTATATATATCCGTGTGTGCATATATAGTTTGAGTGGATGAACAAGTTCGCGTATAATTCTAGATCTATCATGATTCTTTTCTTTCAGAGTTTAGTTAACGTAGTATCCATGATGTGTTTACATCACCCATGAGATGTTCATGAGATGTCTAGAACGAGAGAGAATGGAGAAGGACAGAGGGGAGCCAAGGAGAGAGGTTAGCATGAGGagtaaaaaataaaagaaaaaatctaTCCACTTAAAGATGGATCTAAATGCAAGCATGGATAATCAGCCAACATGACGAGGTACAATGACAAAATAGCCCTAAAAAACCATCTACGGTCACTTGAACATTATTATATATTTCAAGGGTTATAATACTAGGTTTTGTAGTTGAGAAAATTATGTGGTAAACCCTCTATATGGTAGGGAATTATGTAAACATTCTCCTACTATTTGCTGACTCACAACCATGTTATCATCACGTAGCATGCCATATTAGTAAAACTGCCTTCAAAACCACCTCGGGGTTACTTAGCGTTTTTTAATACTTTAAGGAAAAAATAGTTGTTTTTGTAGGTAGAAGTTGAAGTAGACAAATATTAATAGTTACGAGAATGGGGTTAAGGAGTTTGTTTTCCTATATTTTAGGTTGTTCATTCCTGTAGTAtccatatgatgttctatgatatatttttatttttcacATGGCACCCAAAAATATTCCGTGTTATAATTCGCGTTGTTCATGTAATACCCATGAGACGTTACATgatgtattttttttatattttagacAATACTTATGAGAATGGTGTATCATAGGTTGTTCGTGTAGTATCCGTGAGATGTTCTACGATATATTTTAATTGTCCCAACAATATCCATGAGATGTTATCTTTTTCCTACTATTGGACATTAATATTATTAAATACCATTCACACAAATCAAAAATTTATATTACCCTAAATCTAAAATATTGGTATACTATTATAAGCATCAAACATTTCCTTACCTTATGAAGTGGAATATTTTTGTCCTTAACTTAGAACGTTGCACGTGCTtaacaaaaataaaataatatATCTTTATGAGAATATTCTTCAATAAAAAATAATCTAAATATACTTAAGTGGAGTCTTGCTTTGAAGAATTTATTACAACAAATACAATGGTGCAATCCAAATTTAATTGAATCTTTAGCCTGTAAACTATGTTTTTTTATTTCTATATATTACTAAATATCATTCACACAAATCTAAACGTTCTATTGTTCTAAAACTAAGATATTGGTCTACTATTATAAACATCAAACATTTCCTTACCTTATGAACGTGGAACATTTTGTCCTTAACTTAGAACATTGTACGTGCTTAACAAAACGAAAATATTATATCTTTATGAGAATAGTATTCTTCAATAACAAAATTTATCTAAATATACTTAAGTGGAGTCTTGCTTCAAAGAATTTTTATAAAAATACAATGGTTCATCCAAATTTAATTTAAATATTTAGCATGTAAACTATGTTTTTTTATTGGGTGTTTCTGCCCCTACTCCAAACCTCAATGGTGATTTTGCTCCTTCTTTTTTAACTTTGCGATTTTGCCCTCGTTGTTTTCAAATGAAGTAGCCGTGTACCCCTACTCTCTAACACCGTTTGAACTGGTTGGAATAAAATGCAGCTAGACAAAAAGACAATAATGCCCTTCAGAAGCTTTTCTCCTCTCCCGCTCACTCTAACTGTCGAGAAGAAAATGCGTCGGGAGGTTTCCTGATAGGGTTTCCGCGGCATCACACAGCGTCGAAACTCCTCCTGGCGGCGGCGCTCCCCCTCCCCGCCCCCAGCTTGCACCCACGGCAGCTAAGGCACCGTGCAGGAAAAGGTAGGTTTCCGTTGAACTCTCCGGTGAGTTTTTCCGGTGAATCTGTCGAGTTCTGGCGATAATGAC
It encodes:
- the LOC136491367 gene encoding uncharacterized protein: MAGIQPEQESHILPSGPPHPVASNSEPNPPSTPLSTIPALTPDKTPATSCNLLSWFCHPLATFTASLKRRRCASFGDNPKAGRKKKAQILGDACTDDEASEAKALQEKKKAPGSSTSDPELLADSVPKAIGVTTAAHIVDCLNDDDVYVKKEDMAIEGKEEKAKAKEQQGSPENVVEKKWAGEPIDITGANNHKVAITSPNKLPESAPITNEEAAAARLVTTAGGLGLRCWEMNQQLAAGIQDATENAEEAAAPATQDTAVTAVSGIREIK